Proteins from one Juglans microcarpa x Juglans regia isolate MS1-56 chromosome 6S, Jm3101_v1.0, whole genome shotgun sequence genomic window:
- the LOC121237841 gene encoding methionine gamma-lyase-like, giving the protein MAETKTQSFAFPEKKRTESDDLDGDNLITVKKQMLSSSSTWEDPAAALAAARHEFGEHGGVNMSIEASATFTVMEPETLSRMFAGELGPDRDFFIYSRHFNPTVLNLSRQMAALEGTEAAYCTSSGMAAISSVLLRLVSSGDHVVASTALYGGTHALMTHFLPRACNITTTFVDLDDLEAVRNAIVHDRTKVLYFESIANPTLKVANIPELCRIAHDKGVKVVVDNTFAPMVVSPARLGVDVVVHSISKFISGGADIIAGAVCGPASLVNSMMDLHQGPLMILGPTMNAKVAFELSERIPHLGLRMKEHCHRALVFATRMKKLGLKVIYPGLEDHPQHTLLKSFANKDYGYGGLVCVDMETEERANRLMHYLQNSTQFGFMAVSLGYYETLLSCSGSSTSSEMNTQEKELAGISPGLVRISVGYIGTLEQKWSQLEKALSRMQESGSLNKY; this is encoded by the exons ATGGCTGAAACCAAAACCCAAAGCTTTGCTTTCcccgaaaagaaaagaaccgAGTCCGATGACTTGGACGGCGATAATCTCATCACAGTGAAGAAACAAATGCTGTCCTCGTCATCGACGTGGGAGGACCCGGCAGCAGCGTTAGCGGCGGCGCGCCACGAGTTCGGCGAGCACGGAGGCGTGAACATGTCCATTGAGGCCTCGGCCACCTTCACAGTGATGGAGCCCGAGACGCTGAGCCGAATGTTCGCCGGGGAGCTCGGCCCCGACCGGGACTTCTTCATCTATAGCCGTCACTTCAACCCAACGGTGTTGAATCTCAGCCGTCAAATGGCGGCTCTCGAGGGCACTGAGGCTGCCTACTGCACCTCCAGCGGCATGGCCGCTATCTCCTCTGTTCTCCTCCGTCTCGTCAGCAGTGGGGACCACGTCGTCGCCTCCACGGCCCTCTACGGCGGGACCCACGCCCTGATGACCCACTTCCTCCCCAGGGCATGCAACATTACTACGACGTTCGTGGACTTGGACGATTTGGAGGCGGTGAGGAACGCCATCGTCCATGACCGAACCAAGGTGCTGTACTTCGAGTCCATCGCGAACCCCACGCTGAAAGTGGCCAACATACCCGAACTTTGCCGGATAGCCCACGACAAGGGTGTCAAGGTTGTCGTCGACAACACCTTTGCTCCCATGGTGGTCTCGCCGGCAAGGCTTGGCGTCGACGTCGTGGTCCACAGTATCTCCAAGTTTATCAGCGGTGGGGCCGACATTATTGCAG GAGCCGTGTGTGGGCCAGCAAGCCTCGTGAACTCCATGATGGACCTCCACCAAGGGCCCCTGATGATTTTGGGGCCTACGATGAACGCCAAGGTTGCATTTGAGCTATCCGAGAGAATTCCTCACTTAGGCCTGAGAATGAAGGAGCACTGCCACCGAGCACTGGTTTTCGCCACGAGGATGAAGAAACTGGGGCTAAAGGTAATCTACCCTGGGCTTGAAGATCACCCGCAACACACCCTTTTGAAGTCCTTTGCCAACAAGGACTATGGCTACGGAGGGCTCGTCTGCGTGGACATGGAGACCGAGGAAAGGGCTAACAGGCTGATGCACTACCTGCAGAATAGCACCCAGTTTGGGTTCATGGCAGTTAGCCTGGGATACTACGAAACCCTCCTGTCCTGCTCTGGCAGTAGTACCAGTAGTGAGATGAATACCCAGGAGAAGGAACTGGCTGGAATTTCACCAGGGTTGGTGAGAATTTCCGTTGGGTATATTGGGACATTGGAGCAGAAGTGGAGCCAACTCGAGAAGGCGCTTTCCAGAATGCAGGAATCGGGTTCCTTAAATAAATACTGA